One segment of Primulina tabacum isolate GXHZ01 chromosome 6, ASM2559414v2, whole genome shotgun sequence DNA contains the following:
- the LOC142548871 gene encoding putative UDP-arabinopyranose mutase 5 isoform X2 translates to MRTPPTLLSLTIDSALNNFAHISDISFLPHHILLELFLRTLKAGKLNERILKLFAATGKEEILSVIDAFNIQHNLVPVLPTRNIRDEEVDIVVGALQPDLTSFMEEWRPIFSRFHLIIVKDPELKEDLKIPDGFNMDLYTKPDIDRVVGSSSSAISFSGYSCRYFGYLMSRKSYVICIDDDCIPARDSNGYIIDAVSQHITNLAAPATPFFFNTLYDPFREGTDFVRGYPFSLRNGVDCGLSCGLWLNLADYDAPTQVLKPDLRNLRYVDAVLTVPSRTMMPVSGINIGINSQLLGPAMLPAFRLAKEGKLRWETVEDIWSGMCVKLVCDHLSLGVKSGLPYVWRKERGDAIESLRKEWDGVKLMEDVVPFFQSVRLSQEAVTAEDCVTEIAAFVKEKLGPVNPVFARAADTMVEWIKIWTRVRGPSRVQTQ, encoded by the exons ATGAGAACTCCGCCCACACTTCTCTCACTGACCATTGACTCTGCACTTAACAACTTCGCCCATATATCTGATATCTCTTTTCTGCCTCATCACATTCTTCTTGAGCTCTTCCTG AGAACACTGAAAGCTGGGAAACTGAATGAGAGGATACTGAAGTTGTTTGCGGCAACTGGCAAAGAAGAAATCCTTTCTGTCATTGATGCTTTTAATATTCAACATAATCTTGTCCCCGTTCTTCCTACCCGTAA CATTAGAGACGAAGAGGTGGATATTGTGGTAGGTGCCCTTCAGCCAGATCTTACATCGTTCATGGAAGAGTGGAGACCAATTTTCTCCCGCTTCCACCTTATAATTGTCAAAGATCCTGAACTCAAAGAGGACCTTAAAATTCCAGATGGATTTAACATGGATCTCTATACAAAGCCCGATATAGATCGtgttgtgggctcttcatcaagTGCAATTTCTTTTTCTGGATACTCTTGTCGGTATTTTGGCTATCTTATGTCTCGTAAAAGTTATGTAATCTGTATTGATGATGATTGTATCCCTGCTAGAGATAGCAATGGGTATATAATTGATGCTGTCTCCCAGCATATTACTAACCTTGCAGCCCCTGCTACTCCATTTTTCTTCAACACTCTCTATGACCCTTTCCGTGAGGGAACTGATTTTGTTCGAGGCTACCCCTTTAGCTTAAGAAATGGGGTGGACTGCGGCCTTTCTTGTGGATTGTGGCTCAATCTAGCAGACTATGATGCTCCCACTCAAGTCCTCAAGCCAGATCTGAGAAACTTGAGGTATGTCGATGCAGTTCTCACCGTACCATCAAGAACCATGATGCCCGTTAGTGGAATCAACATAGGTATCAATAGTCAGTTGCTGGGACCGGCTATGCTTCCAGCTTTTCGGTTGGCGAAGGAAGGAAAGCTGAGGTGGGAAACGGTGGAAGATATATGGAGTGGGATGTGTGTTAAGTTAGTTTGTGATCACTTGAGCCTCGGCGTGAAAAGTGGGCTTCCCTACGTGTGGAGAAAAGAACGAGGCGATGCTATCGAAAGTTTGAGAAAAGAGTGGGATGGAGTTAAGCTGATGGAAGATGTGGTTCCGTTCTTTCAATCAGTAAGATTGTCCCAAGAGGCCGTTACAGCGGAAGATTGTGTAACTGAGATTGCTGCATTTGTAAAAGAAAAACTGGGACCAGTTAATCCAGTATTTGCTCGTGCTGCTGATACTATGGTCGAGTGGATCAAGATTTGGACACGAGTGCGCGGACCCAGTAGAGTGCAAACTCAATAG
- the LOC142548871 gene encoding putative UDP-arabinopyranose mutase 5 isoform X1, whose amino-acid sequence MSQISIRDEEVDIVVGALQPDLTSFMEEWRPIFSRFHLIIVKDPELKEDLKIPDGFNMDLYTKPDIDRVVGSSSSAISFSGYSCRYFGYLMSRKSYVICIDDDCIPARDSNGYIIDAVSQHITNLAAPATPFFFNTLYDPFREGTDFVRGYPFSLRNGVDCGLSCGLWLNLADYDAPTQVLKPDLRNLRYVDAVLTVPSRTMMPVSGINIGINSQLLGPAMLPAFRLAKEGKLRWETVEDIWSGMCVKLVCDHLSLGVKSGLPYVWRKERGDAIESLRKEWDGVKLMEDVVPFFQSVRLSQEAVTAEDCVTEIAAFVKEKLGPVNPVFARAADTMVEWIKIWTRVRGPSRVQTQ is encoded by the coding sequence atgTCTCAGATTAGCATTAGAGACGAAGAGGTGGATATTGTGGTAGGTGCCCTTCAGCCAGATCTTACATCGTTCATGGAAGAGTGGAGACCAATTTTCTCCCGCTTCCACCTTATAATTGTCAAAGATCCTGAACTCAAAGAGGACCTTAAAATTCCAGATGGATTTAACATGGATCTCTATACAAAGCCCGATATAGATCGtgttgtgggctcttcatcaagTGCAATTTCTTTTTCTGGATACTCTTGTCGGTATTTTGGCTATCTTATGTCTCGTAAAAGTTATGTAATCTGTATTGATGATGATTGTATCCCTGCTAGAGATAGCAATGGGTATATAATTGATGCTGTCTCCCAGCATATTACTAACCTTGCAGCCCCTGCTACTCCATTTTTCTTCAACACTCTCTATGACCCTTTCCGTGAGGGAACTGATTTTGTTCGAGGCTACCCCTTTAGCTTAAGAAATGGGGTGGACTGCGGCCTTTCTTGTGGATTGTGGCTCAATCTAGCAGACTATGATGCTCCCACTCAAGTCCTCAAGCCAGATCTGAGAAACTTGAGGTATGTCGATGCAGTTCTCACCGTACCATCAAGAACCATGATGCCCGTTAGTGGAATCAACATAGGTATCAATAGTCAGTTGCTGGGACCGGCTATGCTTCCAGCTTTTCGGTTGGCGAAGGAAGGAAAGCTGAGGTGGGAAACGGTGGAAGATATATGGAGTGGGATGTGTGTTAAGTTAGTTTGTGATCACTTGAGCCTCGGCGTGAAAAGTGGGCTTCCCTACGTGTGGAGAAAAGAACGAGGCGATGCTATCGAAAGTTTGAGAAAAGAGTGGGATGGAGTTAAGCTGATGGAAGATGTGGTTCCGTTCTTTCAATCAGTAAGATTGTCCCAAGAGGCCGTTACAGCGGAAGATTGTGTAACTGAGATTGCTGCATTTGTAAAAGAAAAACTGGGACCAGTTAATCCAGTATTTGCTCGTGCTGCTGATACTATGGTCGAGTGGATCAAGATTTGGACACGAGTGCGCGGACCCAGTAGAGTGCAAACTCAATAG